From Pseudomonas sp. stari2:
CGAACAACACACCGTGGCGAAAATCGAGCGGGTGACCTGGTTCAAGGACGACGAGCCCAAACATTACGCCCTGACCTTCTACCCGCTGATGGGCGGTGCCGGGCGCGGTGTGGTGATCCGTATCGACGACATCACCCAGCGCCTGTCACTGGAGGACATGATGGTGCAGTCGGAAAAAATGCTCTCGGTCGGCGGCCTCGCGGCCGGCATGGCCCACGAAATCAACAACCCGCTGGGCGCGATCCTGCACAACGTGCAGAACATTCGCCGGCGTCTGTCGCCCGACCTGCCGAAAAACCTTGAACAGGCCGAACAACTGGGCATCGAGCTGGAAACCGTGAACCGTTATCTGCAAGGCCGGGAAGTCCCGCAACTGCTCGACGGTATCCAGCAGGCCGGGGCCCGGGCGGCAAAGATCGTCACCCACATGCTCAGTTTCAGCCGCCGCAGCACCCGGCAGATGGCACCGTGCGACCTGCCGGCGCTGATCGATCAAGCCGTGGAAATCGCCGGTAACGACTTCGACCTGGCCATCGGCTTCGACTTCAAGGGCCAGGCAATCATCCGTCAGTTCGACCCGGCGCTGGGACCGGTTCCGGGCACCGCCAACGAGCTGGAACAAGTGCTGCTCAACCTGCTGAAAAACGCCGCGCAGGCGATTCACCTGCGCGAAGACGACAGCGAGCCGGGGCGAATCATCCTGCGCACCAGACTCAATCCGCCATGGGCCGAAATCCAGGTCGAAGACAACGGCATCGGCATGAGCGAGAACGTGCGCAAACGCACCTTCGAGCCGTTCTTCACCACCAAGGAAATCGGCCAGGGCACGGGGCTCGGACTGTCGGTGTCGTACTTCATCATCACCAACAATCACAAAGGGCAGATGGAAGTGCAGTCGGCACCGGGGCAAGGCACCTGCTTCACCCTGCGCCTGCCGCTCGCGCAACCGACACCCATCGCCGCCGAAACCAATCAAATACCGAGGTAAACCATGGGCTTTCGCTTGTCGAAGATCTACACCCGCACCGGCGACAAAGGCGAAACCGGCCTCGGCGATGGTCGCCGCGTCCCCAAGGATCATCCGCGCATCGAGGCCATTGGCGAGGTTGACACCCTGAACAGTCAGGTCGGCGTACTGCTGGCCGGGTTGCTCGCCGAATGCGAAAACTGCCCCGGACTCAGTGAATTGATCGACGTGTTGGCGCCCTGCCAACATCGACTGTTCGACCTGGGTGGCGAGCTGGCGATGCCGGAATATCAGGCGCTGAACACCGCAGAAATCGAACGGCTGGAAGCCGCCATCGATGTGTGGAACGAGGAATTGGGGCCGCTGGAGAACTTCATTCTGCCCGGCGGTTCGATGCTGATTGCCCAGGCTCATGTCTGCCGCAGCCTGGCGCGCAGTGCCGAGCGACGTTGTCAGCATTTGAATGCGATCGAACCGTTGGCCGGGGTTGGCCTGGCGTATATCAATCGCTTGTCGGATTTGTTGTTTGTAGCAGCGAGGCTGATTGCGCGGCGCCAGGGCATTGCTGAAATTCTGTGGCAACCGGCGGCAAAACCCGAAAACTGATCACTCCCACGCCTGGCGCGGGAGTGATCGGATGCCCATTCAGGCCTCAGGCCAGAACGCCCGAATCCCCGCCACGCCCTGAGCCCCGGCATTCCACGCTTTCTCGCGCTCCGCAGGGCCGACGCCACCCAACAGAAATACCGGTTTGCTGAAGCCTTCGATCAGTGTCGAAGCCTGTTCCCAGCCCAGCGGCTGCGCATCCGGATGAGTCAGGGTCGGCTGCACCGGCGACAGGGTGACGAAATCCACGCCCATCTGCTCGGCCAGCGCCAGTTCTTCAGCATCGTGGCAGGACGCTGCCAGCCAGCGCTCCGCCGGTAGCGGACGCCCCGCTGCCGCGTACTTGCGCAGTTGCGCCGAGGTGATGTGCCAACCGGCGGACGGGAAATCGCCCAGCCATTCAAACGGGCCCTTGATCATCAACTGTGCCTTGCCGGCACACAGGCCCACAGCGTCCACCGCCAGATCGCGGTACTTCGGGTCATAACCATTGGGCGCACGCAGCTGGATCAGCTTGATGCCACCGGCAATCGCTTTCTGGATACCGCGCAGCAAGGCCGGGGCTTCCAGGTCTTCCGGGGTAATCAGGTATTCAGCTGGCAGACGTGCCGCCGCCACGATCGGCTGGTTGGCCGCCGGGAACTCGTAGTTCGTCAGTTCCCTGGCCGACACCCAGGCCAATGGCTGGCCTTCGGCGCCGTGGGGTTCGCCGGTGAAGCTTGAGACTTCCCAAACATCCAGCAACACCTGCTTGTCCGGGTAATCATGACGAACCTTGATCATCGGGCGAGCGGCGCCGACGACAATGCCCAGTTCTTCGTGCAGCTCACGGGCCAGCGCGGTCTGCACCGACTCTTCGGCTTCGACCTTGCCACCGGGAAACTCCCAGAGACCACCCTGATGCTGAGTGTCAGCCCGGCGGGCGATCAGAATCTTGCCGCTGCCGTCACGAATGACGGCGGCGGCGACGTGTACACGTTTCACGACTGCAATTCCTCCAGTCCAGCCTTTTGCCAGGCCTTGAAGGCCGGCCATTGGTAGACGGTTTCAACATAGGCTTCATCTTCGGCCGGCAGCTTCACCTGATAGGTGCGCAGACGTACGGCAATCGGTGCGAAGAACGCATCGGCCAGCGACACCCGACCAAACAGAAACGGCCCGGCCTCGGTCGCCGCCGCACGGCATTCGGCCCACAGCGCAAGCATGCGCTCGACATCGACCTTCACTTCCGGCGGTACCGGATTGAGCGGTGCGTCGTGGCTCAGGTTGAACGGCATGTGATTGCGCATGGCAAAGAAGCCGCTGTGCATCTGCGCGCAGGCAGAACGTGCCTGGGCACGAGCAGCGATATCACTCGGCCAGAGTTGCTCGGAAGGAAACTGCTCGGCCAGGTATTCGGCAATCGCCAGGGAGTCGGCGATGGTGCCTCGTGCGGTGGTCAGCAGCGGCACCTTGCCGGTCGGCGAATGCGCCAGCAGCCGCTCGCGGGTGTCGGGCTTGCCGAGTTTGACCAGTTCTTCGGTGTAGGGCGCGCCGGTCAGTTCAAGCGCCAGCGCCGCGCGCAGGGACCAGGAGGAAAGCAGTTTGTCGCCGATGATCAGGTGAAGGCTCATGATTGAGGTGCCTTTTCGTCAGAGAATCAGTTTCAGACTCGTAGCGTCTGATCTGCCGTCTTCGCGGGCAAGCCCGCTCCCACAGTGATTGTTGTCGGGCACAAAGCTTGTGTACACCGTCGAATCCTGTGGGAGCGGGCTTGCCCGCGAAGAGGCCAGTCGCCCACTCCCTGTTTCAGATCATGTGCGGTATTCGGCGTTGATCTTCACGTACTCGTGGGACAGGTCGGTGGTCCAGATGGTTTCGCTGCAATCGCCGCGACCCAGTTCGATACGGATGGTGATTTCTTCCTGCTGCATCACTGCCGAACCCTGGGCTTCGGTGTAAGTCGCGGCGCGGGCGCCACGGCTGGCGATACACACTTCACCGAGGAACACGTCGATCTTGCTTACGTCCAGATCCGGCACGCCGGCACGACCGACAGCGGCGAGGATACGGCCCCAGTTCGGGTCGGAGGCGAACAGTGCAGTCTTGATCAGCGGCGAGTGGGCCACGGTGTAACCGACGTCCAGGCATTCCTGGTGATTGCTGCCGCCGTTGACTTCAACGGTCACGAACTTGGTCGCGCCTTCGCCGTCTCGCACGATGGCCTGGGCCACGTCCATGCACACTTCGAACACGGCCTGTTTCAGCTTGGCGAAAAGCTCGCCTTCGGCACGGGTGATTTCCGGCAGCGCAGCCTTGCCGGTGGCAATCAGCATGCAGCAGTCGTTGGTCGAGGTGTCGCCGTCGATAGTGATGCGGTTGAACGATTTGTTGGCGCCGTCCAGCATCAGGTTGTGCAGCACGTCGCGGGAGACTTTGGCGTCGGTGGCGATGTAGCCAAGCATGGTGGCCATGTTCGGACGAATCATGCCCGCGCCCTTGCTGATGCCGGTGACGGTGATGGTCACGCCGTCATGCTGGAACTGGCGGCTGGCACCCTTTGGCAAGGTGTCGGTGGTCATGATGCCGGTGGCGGCGGCTTCCCAGTTGTTTTCCGACAGATCGTCCAGCGCGGCCTGCAAGGCGCCTTCAATTTTCTCGACCGGCAGCGGCTCACCAATCACGCCGGTGGAGTACGGCAGGATCTGGCTGGCATCGACGCCGGTCAGTTCCGCCAGTTTGGCGGTGGTGCGCTCGGCGGCAGCCAGGCCCGGCTCGCCGGTGCCGGCGTTGGCATTGCCGGTGTTGGTCAACAGGTAGCGCACAGCGTTCTGCACGCGTTTCTTGGCCAGGATAACCGGTGCTGCACAGAAAGCGTTCAACGTGAACACGCCCGCCACGGTCGAACCTTCGGCGCAACGCATCACGACGACATCCTTGCGCCCAGGGCGCTTGATGCCGGCCGAAGCGATACCGAGTTCAAAACCGGCAACCGGGTGCAACGTTGGCAAAGGACCAAGACCAACAGCCATGAATGCGCTCCTTACTCAATGATGTCAGCACCGCCAAGCGTAGTGGCGGTGGTGTAAATGGCAAAACGCCGCGACGGCTGGTGCCGGTCGCGGCGCGGGTATTTCAGCGATTGAAACGGGTTTTACTGGATCTGCCCGTGGCAATGCTTGAATTTCTTGCCCGAACCGCAGTAGCACAGTTCGTTGCGGCCCAGCTTCTGCTCGTTGCGAACCGGTGCGGTGGCCAGGGCCACATCGACCTCTTCACCGACCAGTGCTTCCGGCTGCTCCAGCCCCGGGGCTTCGGCGTGTTCGAACTGCATGCGAGCGGCCAGTGCCTCGGCTTCCTGACGCAGACGCGCCTCTTCCTCGGCCGGATCTTCGCGGCGAACCTGAACGTGCGACAGCACACGGATCGAGTCGCGCTTGATCGAATCCAGCAGCTCGGAGAACAGCGTGAAGGACTCGCGCTTGTATTCCTGCTTCGGGTTCTTCTGCGCATAACCACGCAGATGGATGCCGTGACGCAGGTGATCCATGGTCGACAGGTGGTCTTTCCACAGGTCGTCCAGCACGCGCAGCACGATTTGCTTCTCGAAGGAGCGCAGTGCGTCGGCACCGGCCTGGTCTTCTTTTTCGTTGTACGCGGCGATCAGCTCGTTCATCAGCTTCTCGCGCAGGGTTTCTTCGTACAGGTGATCGTCTTCGTCGAGCCATTGCTGGATCGGCAGCTTCACGCCGAAGTCGCTGGCAATCGCGGCTTCCAGACCGGCCACGTCCCACTGCTCAGGCAGCGATTGTGGCGGAATATGCGCACTGACGGTGGCGTTCAGGACGTCCTGACGGAAATCAGCGATGGTTTCGCCGATGTTGTCTGCGGCCAGCAACGTGTTGCGCATGTGATAGATCACTTTACGCTGCTCGTTGTTGACGTCATCGAACTCCAGCAGTTGTTTACGAATGTCGAAGTTGCGACCTTCAACCTTGCGCTGGGCCTTTTCGATGGCGTTGGTCACCATGCGGTGCTCGATCGCTTCGCCAGGCTGCATGCCCAGGGCCTTCATGAAGTTCTTCACCCGGTCGGAGGCGAAGATGCGCATCAGGCTGTCTTCCAGCGACAGATAGAAGCGGCTGGAACCGGCATCACCCTGACGGCCGGCACGGCCACGCAACTGGTTATCGATACGACGGGACTCGTGACGCTCGGACGCGATCACCTGCAGACCGCCGGACTCCAGCACTTGCTGGTGACGCTTCTGCCAGTCGGCCTTGATCTGGGCGATCTGCTCAGGGGTCGGGTTTTCCAGCGACGCCACTTCCACTTCCCAGTTGCCGCCCAACAGGATGTCGGTACCACGACCAGCCATGTTGGTAGCGATGGTCAGTGCACCCGGACGACCCGCCTGCGCAATGATTTCAGCTTCTTTTTCGTGGAACTTGGCGTTCAGAACCTTGTGTTCGATGCCTTCCTTCACGAGCAATGCGGACATGTGCTCGGAGGTTTCGATGGTCGCAGTACCCACCAGCACCGGACGGCCGGCGGCCATGCTTTCCTTGATGTCGTTGACGATTGCCGCGTACTTCTCTTCGGCGGTCAGGAACACCAGGTCGTTGTAATCCTTACGGGCCAACGGTTTGTTGGTCGGGATGACGACGACCTGCAGACCATAGATCTGATGGAATTCGAACGCTTCGGTGTCCGCAGTACCGGTCATGCCGGACAGTTTTTCGTACAGACGGAAGTAGTTCTGGAACGTGGTCGATGCCAGGGTCTGGCTTTCGGCCTGGATGTTCAGGTTTTCCTTGGCTTCAATGGCCTGGTGCAGGCCTTCGGACAGTCGACGACCCGGCATGGTACGACCGGTGTGTTCGTCGACCAGTACGACCTGACCGTCCTGCACGATGT
This genomic window contains:
- a CDS encoding cob(I)yrinic acid a,c-diamide adenosyltransferase yields the protein MGFRLSKIYTRTGDKGETGLGDGRRVPKDHPRIEAIGEVDTLNSQVGVLLAGLLAECENCPGLSELIDVLAPCQHRLFDLGGELAMPEYQALNTAEIERLEAAIDVWNEELGPLENFILPGGSMLIAQAHVCRSLARSAERRCQHLNAIEPLAGVGLAYINRLSDLLFVAARLIARRQGIAEILWQPAAKPEN
- a CDS encoding glutathione S-transferase family protein; translation: MSLHLIIGDKLLSSWSLRAALALELTGAPYTEELVKLGKPDTRERLLAHSPTGKVPLLTTARGTIADSLAIAEYLAEQFPSEQLWPSDIAARAQARSACAQMHSGFFAMRNHMPFNLSHDAPLNPVPPEVKVDVERMLALWAECRAAATEAGPFLFGRVSLADAFFAPIAVRLRTYQVKLPAEDEAYVETVYQWPAFKAWQKAGLEELQS
- a CDS encoding Nudix family hydrolase; translation: MKRVHVAAAVIRDGSGKILIARRADTQHQGGLWEFPGGKVEAEESVQTALARELHEELGIVVGAARPMIKVRHDYPDKQVLLDVWEVSSFTGEPHGAEGQPLAWVSARELTNYEFPAANQPIVAAARLPAEYLITPEDLEAPALLRGIQKAIAGGIKLIQLRAPNGYDPKYRDLAVDAVGLCAGKAQLMIKGPFEWLGDFPSAGWHITSAQLRKYAAAGRPLPAERWLAASCHDAEELALAEQMGVDFVTLSPVQPTLTHPDAQPLGWEQASTLIEGFSKPVFLLGGVGPAEREKAWNAGAQGVAGIRAFWPEA
- the argJ gene encoding bifunctional glutamate N-acetyltransferase/amino-acid acetyltransferase ArgJ — translated: MAVGLGPLPTLHPVAGFELGIASAGIKRPGRKDVVVMRCAEGSTVAGVFTLNAFCAAPVILAKKRVQNAVRYLLTNTGNANAGTGEPGLAAAERTTAKLAELTGVDASQILPYSTGVIGEPLPVEKIEGALQAALDDLSENNWEAAATGIMTTDTLPKGASRQFQHDGVTITVTGISKGAGMIRPNMATMLGYIATDAKVSRDVLHNLMLDGANKSFNRITIDGDTSTNDCCMLIATGKAALPEITRAEGELFAKLKQAVFEVCMDVAQAIVRDGEGATKFVTVEVNGGSNHQECLDVGYTVAHSPLIKTALFASDPNWGRILAAVGRAGVPDLDVSKIDVFLGEVCIASRGARAATYTEAQGSAVMQQEEITIRIELGRGDCSETIWTTDLSHEYVKINAEYRT
- the secA gene encoding preprotein translocase subunit SecA, with amino-acid sequence MFAPLLKKLFGSKNEREVKRMLKTVQLVNAFEEKMVALSDDQLRAKTAEFKDRIAKGETLDKLLPEAFAVAREAGKRVMGMRHFDVQLIGGMTLHEGKIAEMRTGEGKTLVGTLGVYLNALSGKGVHVVTVNDYLARRDANWMRPLYEFLGLSVGIVTPFQPPEEKRAAYAADITYGTNNEFGFDYLRDNMAFSMEEKFQRELNFAVIDEVDSILIDEARTPLIISGQAEDSSKLYIEINKLIPKLKLHVEEVEGEVTQEGHFTVDEKTRQVELNEAGHQFIEDQLTSIGLLAEGESLYSAHNLSLLTHVYAGLRAHKLFNRNVEYIVQDGQVVLVDEHTGRTMPGRRLSEGLHQAIEAKENLNIQAESQTLASTTFQNYFRLYEKLSGMTGTADTEAFEFHQIYGLQVVVIPTNKPLARKDYNDLVFLTAEEKYAAIVNDIKESMAAGRPVLVGTATIETSEHMSALLVKEGIEHKVLNAKFHEKEAEIIAQAGRPGALTIATNMAGRGTDILLGGNWEVEVASLENPTPEQIAQIKADWQKRHQQVLESGGLQVIASERHESRRIDNQLRGRAGRQGDAGSSRFYLSLEDSLMRIFASDRVKNFMKALGMQPGEAIEHRMVTNAIEKAQRKVEGRNFDIRKQLLEFDDVNNEQRKVIYHMRNTLLAADNIGETIADFRQDVLNATVSAHIPPQSLPEQWDVAGLEAAIASDFGVKLPIQQWLDEDDHLYEETLREKLMNELIAAYNEKEDQAGADALRSFEKQIVLRVLDDLWKDHLSTMDHLRHGIHLRGYAQKNPKQEYKRESFTLFSELLDSIKRDSIRVLSHVQVRREDPAEEEARLRQEAEALAARMQFEHAEAPGLEQPEALVGEEVDVALATAPVRNEQKLGRNELCYCGSGKKFKHCHGQIQ